The following proteins come from a genomic window of Candidatus Kapaibacterium sp.:
- a CDS encoding flavin reductase family protein, protein MRTIDPAQLSYRERHQLVLSGIAPRPIALVATQDSAGRVNLAPYSFFNAFASHPPIVAIGPAHSLRTMEPKDTLRNLLETGECTISVVTARIAERVNLASAEYEYGVDEFTKAGLTKRPSHRVRPPGVAESPYIMECVLLEHIPLARDRGGNGNLVILEVVLFHVAESAFVDGRIDPNRLQLVGRLGYDWYCRAFGDALFQMPRPEGRGIGVDALPEPIRRSPILTGEDLALLASVERIPEPDPSFPNFPEGVRADDVELELAAGDPLRALYALLYAATDSGEAAWRWVQLQRIAKAFLQRRQTWEAWQTLLLHERARDQGP, encoded by the coding sequence ATGCGCACGATTGATCCGGCGCAGCTCTCGTACCGGGAGCGGCACCAGTTGGTCTTGAGTGGGATTGCCCCGCGGCCGATTGCACTGGTAGCAACGCAGGACAGCGCCGGCCGAGTGAATTTGGCCCCGTACAGCTTCTTCAACGCCTTCGCCTCCCATCCGCCGATTGTGGCTATCGGCCCAGCACACTCTCTGCGCACGATGGAGCCGAAGGATACGCTGCGGAACCTGCTGGAGACCGGGGAATGCACCATCAGCGTCGTGACGGCGCGGATTGCCGAGAGGGTCAATTTGGCCTCGGCGGAGTATGAGTACGGGGTGGATGAGTTCACCAAAGCTGGCCTGACGAAGCGGCCCAGCCACCGCGTGCGTCCTCCAGGGGTGGCGGAGTCGCCGTACATCATGGAGTGCGTGCTGCTGGAGCATATCCCGCTGGCACGCGACCGCGGTGGGAACGGCAACCTGGTGATCCTGGAAGTGGTGCTCTTCCACGTCGCTGAGTCCGCGTTCGTAGATGGCCGGATCGACCCGAACCGCCTGCAGTTGGTCGGACGCCTGGGCTACGACTGGTACTGTCGTGCCTTCGGGGATGCACTGTTCCAGATGCCGCGTCCAGAGGGGCGCGGGATAGGGGTGGATGCACTACCGGAGCCGATTCGGAGGAGCCCTATCCTGACAGGTGAGGACCTGGCGCTGCTGGCCAGCGTAGAGCGGATTCCAGAACCAGACCCGAGCTTCCCCAACTTCCCCGAAGGAGTTCGCGCCGACGACGTAGAGCTGGAGCTCGCCGCTGGCGACCCGTTGCGGGCGCTCTACGCGCTGCTCTACGCGGCGACAGACTCCGGAGAGGCCGCATGGCGCTGGGTGCAACTGCAGCGCATCGCAAAGGCGTTCCTCCAGCGCCGCCAGACTTGGGAGGCATGGCAGACACTCCTTCTCCACGAACGGGCGAGGGACCAGGGGCCATAG
- the pckA gene encoding phosphoenolpyruvate carboxykinase (ATP) produces the protein MKSPDSLRQWLLQQGFHNVGEVYYNLAPAELYEHALRRGEGVLSAQGAFIACTAPYTGRSAQDKFIVEEPANREHIWWGRVNRPFPPEGFEQLKRRLQAYFQGRPLYVRDCYGGADPRYRLRVRIVTEQAWHSLFAYNMFIAADPGDTSFEPDFTIVHAPGFKAVPELDGTRSEAIILLNFAERMALIAGTAYAGEIKKTVFTVLNYLLPFQGVFPMHCAANVGKEGDVALFFGLSGTGKTSLSADPERALIGDDEHGWSDDGVFNFENGCYAKVINLSPEAEPIIYAMTRRFGTILENVVYDPETREVDYADASITENTRGSYSRDMMENVVPENRGGHPRNIFFLTCDAFGVMPPIARLSPEQAMYHFLSGFTAKVAGTERGIKDPVPTFSTCFGAPFMVHYPWVYARMLAERMQRHGSRVWLVNTGWIGGGFGVGHRISIAHTRALLRAALSGALEGVEYVREPFFGLEVPTSCPGIPQEILQPRQLWSDPNAYDEAARRLQRLFAENFQQFRGAVDGELLHALPLELVEMA, from the coding sequence ATGAAATCGCCGGACTCACTACGGCAGTGGCTCCTCCAGCAGGGCTTCCACAACGTGGGGGAGGTCTACTACAACCTGGCGCCTGCCGAGCTCTACGAGCATGCACTCCGGAGGGGGGAGGGGGTGCTGTCGGCGCAGGGGGCCTTCATTGCCTGTACGGCACCGTACACGGGGCGTAGCGCGCAAGACAAGTTCATCGTCGAGGAGCCAGCCAACCGCGAGCACATCTGGTGGGGGAGGGTCAACCGCCCCTTTCCTCCCGAGGGCTTTGAGCAGCTCAAGCGGCGGCTACAGGCCTACTTCCAGGGGCGGCCGCTCTACGTGCGGGATTGCTATGGTGGGGCCGACCCGCGCTACCGGCTCCGTGTCCGTATCGTGACCGAGCAGGCATGGCATAGCCTGTTTGCCTACAACATGTTCATCGCGGCTGACCCTGGCGATACGTCCTTTGAGCCCGACTTCACCATCGTGCATGCTCCAGGCTTTAAGGCCGTACCGGAGCTGGATGGGACACGCTCAGAGGCCATCATCCTCCTCAACTTCGCCGAGCGGATGGCGCTCATTGCCGGTACAGCGTATGCCGGCGAGATCAAGAAGACGGTCTTCACCGTGCTGAACTACCTCCTGCCCTTCCAGGGCGTCTTCCCGATGCACTGTGCCGCGAACGTGGGCAAGGAGGGGGATGTGGCGCTCTTCTTCGGGCTGTCGGGGACAGGGAAGACCTCGCTCTCTGCCGATCCCGAGCGGGCGCTCATCGGAGACGACGAGCACGGCTGGAGCGATGATGGGGTCTTCAACTTCGAGAACGGCTGCTACGCCAAGGTCATCAACCTCTCGCCTGAGGCAGAGCCCATCATCTACGCGATGACCCGCCGTTTCGGCACGATTCTGGAGAACGTCGTCTACGACCCGGAGACGCGGGAGGTAGACTACGCCGATGCCAGCATCACGGAGAACACGCGGGGCTCGTACTCGCGGGACATGATGGAGAACGTCGTCCCGGAGAACCGTGGCGGGCATCCGCGGAACATCTTCTTCCTGACCTGCGACGCGTTCGGGGTGATGCCACCGATTGCGCGGCTGTCGCCTGAGCAGGCGATGTACCACTTCCTCTCCGGCTTCACGGCGAAGGTTGCCGGAACGGAGCGAGGGATCAAAGACCCGGTGCCTACCTTCAGCACCTGCTTTGGAGCCCCGTTCATGGTGCACTACCCGTGGGTCTACGCCCGAATGCTGGCGGAGCGGATGCAGCGCCATGGGAGCCGCGTGTGGCTGGTCAATACGGGATGGATTGGGGGCGGCTTCGGGGTAGGACATCGCATCAGCATTGCCCATACGCGGGCACTGCTGCGGGCAGCGCTCTCCGGAGCGCTGGAAGGGGTGGAGTACGTGCGTGAGCCCTTCTTCGGCTTGGAGGTCCCGACGAGCTGCCCAGGCATACCGCAGGAGATTCTGCAGCCGCGGCAGCTCTGGTCGGACCCGAACGCTTATGACGAGGCTGCCCGCCGACTCCAGCGGCTCTTCGCCGAGAACTTCCAGCAGTTCCGTGGCGCCGTTGATGGAGAGCTCCTCCATGCCTTGCCCTTAGAGCTTGTGGAGATGGCGTAG